One genomic window of Microbacterium testaceum StLB037 includes the following:
- a CDS encoding flavin monoamine oxidase family protein produces METVDTIIVGAGVSGLAAARLLTRAGRRVVVLEARDRIGGRTYTDRSGGHVTDRGASWIHGIDGSPVAEAAHAFGMPMVEFTVGGYQPAGRPLTYFGEDGSRLSAEEVAQYAADIRALNATLVDVIADSAPDATYADVVDRALAAQDWDDARAARVREYNDRRAQEQYGVAMTGLGAHGLDDDTVNGDEVVFPRGYDELARNLAEGVDVRLSHVVSAIRWSPDGVEVDTDHGSLSASNVVVTVPVGVLQSGDLAIEPELPATHRRALGLLRMNAFEKVVLRFPDRFWDAEVYGIRQLGAEGEWWHSWYDLGRIHDEPALLTFAAGPAAVATRAWSDEEIVASTLAQLRRLYGDAVPEPESAVVTRWQDDPFARGSYAYMLPGSVGADHDELAVPVGGVLHLAGEATWGDDPATVPGAMLSGHRAAENVLGREIPLSALWS; encoded by the coding sequence ATGGAGACCGTCGACACGATCATCGTGGGAGCCGGAGTCTCCGGTCTGGCCGCGGCGCGCTTGCTCACCCGCGCCGGCCGTCGCGTCGTCGTTCTCGAGGCGCGCGACCGCATCGGCGGACGCACGTACACGGACCGCTCCGGCGGACACGTCACCGATCGCGGGGCCTCCTGGATCCACGGGATCGACGGCAGCCCGGTCGCCGAGGCGGCACATGCGTTCGGGATGCCGATGGTCGAGTTCACGGTCGGCGGATACCAGCCGGCCGGGCGGCCGCTGACGTACTTCGGTGAGGACGGGTCGCGCCTTTCGGCCGAGGAGGTCGCGCAGTACGCCGCCGACATCCGCGCGCTGAACGCGACTCTCGTCGACGTCATCGCCGACTCCGCTCCGGATGCCACCTACGCCGACGTCGTCGACCGGGCCCTCGCCGCGCAGGACTGGGATGACGCGCGCGCGGCGCGCGTGCGCGAGTACAACGACCGTCGCGCGCAGGAGCAGTACGGCGTCGCGATGACCGGGCTCGGGGCGCACGGCCTCGACGACGACACCGTGAACGGCGACGAGGTCGTCTTCCCGCGCGGATATGACGAGCTCGCGCGGAACCTCGCCGAAGGGGTGGATGTGCGTCTGTCGCACGTGGTGTCGGCCATCCGCTGGTCGCCCGACGGGGTCGAGGTCGACACCGACCACGGCTCGCTCTCGGCCTCGAACGTCGTCGTCACGGTGCCGGTCGGCGTCCTGCAGTCCGGCGATCTCGCGATCGAGCCCGAGCTGCCCGCGACCCACCGCCGCGCCCTGGGCCTGCTGCGGATGAACGCCTTCGAGAAGGTCGTGCTGCGCTTCCCCGACAGATTCTGGGATGCCGAGGTCTACGGCATCCGTCAGCTCGGTGCCGAGGGGGAGTGGTGGCACTCCTGGTACGACCTCGGGCGGATCCACGACGAGCCCGCCCTGCTGACGTTCGCCGCGGGACCCGCGGCGGTCGCGACCCGCGCGTGGTCGGACGAGGAGATCGTCGCCTCGACGCTGGCGCAGTTGCGGCGGCTCTACGGCGATGCCGTCCCCGAGCCCGAGAGCGCGGTCGTGACGCGCTGGCAGGACGACCCGTTCGCGCGCGGCTCGTACGCCTATATGCTTCCGGGCTCGGTCGGGGCGGACCACGACGAGCTGGCCGTTCCGGTCGGCGGGGTGCTGCACCTCGCGGGCGAGGCGACGTGGGGCGACGACCCCGCGACGGTCCCGGGCGCGATGCTCTCGGGCCACCGCGCCGCCGAGAACGTGCTGGGGCGCGAGATCCCGCTGAGCGCGCTCTGGTCGTAG
- a CDS encoding sulfurtransferase produces the protein MASILTTAPALHDALAAGAFPDGGPVRVLDVRWRLDRPDGLPEYRAGHIPGAQYVDLDHDLAAHGEPTEGRHPIPPVETLQAAARRWGIDAGDTVVVYDDLKNMSSARAWWLLRYAGVADVRLLDGALAAWTGAGFEVEEGDAETPAPGTVELSYGALPTLELDEVGAFASSDLLLDARAGERYRGEVEPIDPRAGHVPGAVSAPTTENVDGDGRFLAPDALRSRFRMLGAEDGMTVGVYCGSGVTAAHQAVALTLAGFAPRVFPGSWSQWSNHEELPVATGPEPR, from the coding sequence ATGGCCTCGATCCTCACGACCGCGCCCGCCCTGCACGACGCCCTCGCCGCGGGGGCCTTCCCCGACGGTGGACCGGTGCGCGTGCTCGACGTCCGCTGGCGCCTCGACCGGCCCGACGGGCTCCCGGAGTACCGCGCGGGGCATATCCCGGGCGCGCAGTATGTCGACCTCGACCACGATCTGGCCGCCCACGGCGAGCCGACCGAGGGCCGGCATCCGATCCCTCCGGTCGAGACGCTGCAGGCGGCGGCCCGACGATGGGGCATCGACGCGGGCGACACCGTCGTGGTCTACGACGACCTGAAGAACATGTCGAGCGCGCGGGCGTGGTGGCTGCTGCGGTACGCGGGGGTCGCCGACGTCCGGCTGCTCGACGGGGCGCTGGCGGCCTGGACCGGGGCGGGCTTCGAGGTGGAGGAGGGGGATGCCGAGACCCCGGCGCCCGGAACCGTCGAGCTGTCGTACGGGGCGCTGCCGACGCTGGAGCTCGACGAGGTGGGCGCGTTCGCGTCGTCCGACCTGCTGCTCGACGCCCGCGCCGGCGAGCGTTACCGCGGCGAGGTGGAGCCGATCGATCCGCGCGCTGGCCACGTACCCGGAGCGGTCAGCGCGCCCACGACGGAGAACGTCGACGGCGACGGACGCTTCCTCGCGCCGGACGCGCTGCGCTCGCGCTTCCGGATGCTGGGAGCCGAGGACGGCATGACGGTGGGGGTCTACTGCGGCTCGGGGGTGACCGCCGCGCACCAGGCGGTGGCGCTCACGCTGGCGGGGTTCGCGCCGCGGGTGTTCCCCGGGTCGTGGAGTCAGTGGTCGAACCACGAGGAGCTGCCGGTGGCCACGGGGCCGGAGCCGCGGTAG
- a CDS encoding DUF4188 domain-containing protein translates to MASINPGRMTHRYDGELVVFHIGMTVNKWWRPDQWMPLMGDMPRMLRELSVDPESGLLGFTMLLGSRGPYLVQYWSSLEKLYAYASAPQQEHRPAWTRFNRRARKTPGAVGIWHETHVVERAETIYVATPPMGLPRATETVPVTSRHDRARARVADGRTRGPAPVS, encoded by the coding sequence ATGGCATCCATCAATCCGGGTCGGATGACCCACCGCTACGACGGCGAGCTCGTCGTCTTCCACATCGGGATGACGGTCAACAAATGGTGGCGGCCGGATCAGTGGATGCCGTTGATGGGCGACATGCCCCGGATGCTGCGCGAGCTCAGCGTCGATCCCGAATCCGGGCTCCTCGGCTTCACGATGCTGCTCGGTTCGCGAGGGCCCTACCTCGTGCAGTACTGGTCGTCGCTTGAGAAGCTGTACGCGTACGCCTCCGCTCCGCAGCAGGAGCACCGCCCGGCGTGGACCCGCTTCAACCGGCGAGCGCGGAAGACGCCCGGTGCGGTGGGCATCTGGCACGAGACGCACGTCGTCGAGCGCGCCGAGACCATCTACGTCGCGACCCCTCCGATGGGGCTTCCCCGTGCCACCGAGACCGTGCCCGTCACCTCCCGCCACGATCGCGCGCGGGCGCGCGTCGCCGACGGACGGACCCGGGGTCCCGCCCCGGTGAGCTGA
- a CDS encoding MerR family transcriptional regulator gives MRISELSAESGVPVATIKYYLREKLLPEGERSSPTQASYGVAHVQRLGVIRALVDAGVGIAGVRKVVGVLEEPPENPYDLLGAANAAVTPAIVGDPDLTEATALLERMGGSPETCFPDQLAAVAHALSTLERAGFTVPEPVMASYLEHLSAIAEAELAATPDTSIEDAVRYVVLGTALVEPLILALRRVAEQVAASRRFGTG, from the coding sequence GTGCGGATTTCAGAACTGTCAGCCGAGAGCGGTGTTCCCGTCGCGACGATCAAGTACTACCTGCGCGAGAAGCTGCTGCCGGAGGGCGAGCGCTCCTCGCCCACGCAGGCGTCCTACGGCGTCGCCCACGTGCAGCGACTCGGGGTCATCCGAGCGCTCGTCGACGCCGGTGTCGGGATCGCGGGAGTGCGCAAGGTGGTCGGTGTGCTCGAGGAGCCGCCCGAGAACCCCTACGACCTGCTCGGCGCAGCGAACGCCGCCGTGACCCCCGCGATCGTGGGCGACCCCGATCTGACCGAGGCGACCGCGCTGCTGGAGCGCATGGGCGGAAGCCCGGAGACGTGCTTCCCCGACCAGCTCGCGGCGGTCGCGCATGCCCTCTCGACGCTGGAGCGCGCCGGGTTCACGGTGCCGGAGCCCGTGATGGCGTCCTACCTCGAGCACCTGTCCGCGATCGCCGAGGCGGAGCTGGCCGCGACCCCCGACACGTCGATCGAGGACGCCGTGCGCTATGTCGTGCTCGGCACCGCGCTCGTCGAGCCGCTGATCCTGGCGCTCCGCCGTGTCGCGGAACAGGTGGCCGCCTCGCGGCGCTTCGGCACGGGCTGA
- a CDS encoding DUF4287 domain-containing protein: MSFQAYLDNIETKTGLTPRQFIALADERGFGPGTKATPILQWLKDDYDLGRGHGMALVHVITKGPNIGDKHVGRSGPHGDKSDTLWLDGAATNPEP; the protein is encoded by the coding sequence ATGTCCTTCCAGGCGTACCTCGACAACATCGAAACCAAGACCGGGCTCACCCCGCGGCAGTTCATCGCGCTCGCGGACGAGCGGGGGTTCGGCCCCGGCACGAAAGCCACGCCGATCCTGCAGTGGTTGAAAGACGACTACGACCTCGGTCGCGGTCACGGCATGGCTCTGGTGCACGTGATCACGAAGGGACCGAACATCGGCGACAAGCACGTCGGCCGATCCGGTCCACACGGCGACAAGAGCGACACCCTCTGGCTCGACGGAGCGGCGACCAACCCGGAGCCCTGA
- a CDS encoding GNAT family N-acetyltransferase has translation MAVTLHRAPVAEIDPRTLYRLLWLRVTVFVVEQEAAYPEIDGRDIEPGAELMWMSEGDEVLATLRVLRESTNTRIGRVATAAAARGRGLAADLMRAAVEILDAETPGIPILLDAQAHLASWYGRFGFVVSGAPFAEDGIPHVPMRRTRLTTERLVLREWTRSDDDRAFLFDMYRRPEVRRYLGNGQVMTDPAEVDATLDRWTSLADGILGVRAVEAHDGHRLGSVLLKHIPWSAGVGDGRPEDIEIGWHFHPDAWGSGYATEAAAAVLALAGANGIRKLVAVTNPANAASGAVAQRIGLRPAGETVDYYDTTCALYIGEPGA, from the coding sequence ATGGCCGTCACCCTGCACCGGGCGCCCGTCGCCGAGATCGACCCCCGCACCCTCTACCGCCTCCTCTGGCTGCGCGTGACCGTGTTCGTCGTCGAGCAGGAGGCCGCGTACCCCGAGATCGACGGTCGCGACATCGAGCCGGGTGCCGAGCTCATGTGGATGAGCGAGGGCGACGAGGTCCTCGCGACGCTCCGTGTCCTCCGCGAGTCGACGAACACGCGCATCGGTCGGGTCGCGACCGCCGCCGCGGCTCGCGGCCGTGGCCTCGCCGCCGACCTCATGCGCGCGGCGGTGGAGATCCTGGATGCCGAGACCCCCGGCATTCCGATCCTCCTCGACGCCCAAGCGCACCTGGCGTCCTGGTACGGACGCTTCGGCTTCGTCGTGTCGGGGGCACCGTTCGCCGAGGACGGCATTCCGCACGTGCCGATGCGGCGGACGCGCCTCACCACCGAGCGTCTGGTGCTGCGCGAGTGGACCCGGTCCGACGACGACCGTGCGTTCCTGTTCGACATGTACCGGCGGCCGGAGGTTCGGCGCTACCTGGGCAATGGGCAGGTGATGACCGATCCGGCCGAGGTCGACGCGACGCTCGACCGCTGGACGAGCCTGGCCGACGGCATCCTGGGCGTCCGGGCCGTCGAGGCACACGACGGCCACCGACTGGGGTCGGTGCTGCTGAAGCACATCCCCTGGTCGGCGGGCGTCGGCGACGGGCGACCCGAAGACATCGAGATCGGCTGGCACTTCCATCCCGACGCGTGGGGGTCCGGGTACGCCACCGAGGCGGCTGCCGCGGTCCTCGCGCTCGCAGGCGCGAACGGCATCCGCAAGCTCGTGGCGGTCACGAATCCGGCGAACGCGGCATCCGGCGCGGTCGCGCAGCGCATCGGGCTGCGCCCCGCCGGGGAGACGGTCGACTACTACGACACCACCTGCGCGCTGTACATCGGGGAGCCTGGCGCGTGA
- a CDS encoding S16 family serine protease: MRARGVAATALALACTLVLTGCDLGFSLGFGGKSDGHFEGSELTVPVLYVSGGKGGVASQRITAEAADGGDLRIDITENDVSGVAPVTQSATWTAVTAATLLTGARPDTAYTFGFDARINTPAAGAVTAVGVLALYYGTEVQPGVALAGGVTPFGTVSPVAGLPEQVSAAIEAGGIDTILVPAGQRIAADADGRPVDLDQVAATGGMTITEVADVASAYAIMTGEELPEAVFPTPAASPTPLPTATGGPAEAETGAFAAAVDSALARADASLGAAIDASLAERSRVAGDRARALRETGEGSGAFAAAASAADLAAVAAADSVDSAAVDATRAAAEQILMDAARDAPDTLDVADVSLEVLGAAADAYALAAYAQTALADGEEAGPPAAALAQSSLARAQEGVDLRDALGTGAGALSRDADLDGLGSLLRRAAIAATDAYVSRAGEAPVRAGDLPAVRLAAFDAAREDLEAFAADDAWLGLALATTSFSRTVPPLVAQQSVRVPDGVDPTAAVRQRIAVGDEYAVRAVDALADAGADVALVRGALADATATATAAPAPGASAVYATPFLRARVLAFAAGVERE; encoded by the coding sequence GTGAGAGCCCGCGGGGTGGCGGCGACGGCCCTGGCCCTCGCGTGCACGCTCGTGCTGACCGGGTGCGACCTGGGATTCTCGCTGGGGTTCGGCGGGAAATCCGACGGGCACTTCGAGGGCAGCGAGCTCACCGTGCCCGTTCTCTACGTGAGCGGCGGCAAAGGGGGCGTGGCCTCGCAGCGGATCACGGCCGAGGCGGCCGACGGCGGCGACCTCCGCATCGACATCACCGAGAACGACGTCAGCGGCGTCGCGCCGGTCACCCAGTCCGCGACATGGACGGCCGTCACCGCGGCGACTCTGCTCACCGGCGCCCGCCCCGACACGGCCTACACGTTCGGCTTCGACGCGCGCATCAACACCCCGGCCGCGGGGGCCGTGACCGCGGTCGGCGTGCTCGCGCTGTACTACGGCACCGAGGTGCAGCCGGGCGTCGCCCTGGCGGGCGGCGTGACGCCGTTCGGCACCGTGAGCCCCGTCGCGGGCCTTCCCGAACAGGTGTCGGCGGCGATCGAGGCCGGCGGGATCGACACGATCCTCGTCCCCGCGGGGCAACGTATCGCCGCGGATGCCGACGGCCGACCGGTCGACCTCGACCAGGTCGCGGCGACCGGCGGAATGACCATCACCGAGGTCGCCGACGTCGCCAGTGCCTACGCGATCATGACCGGCGAAGAGCTTCCGGAGGCGGTCTTCCCGACTCCGGCCGCCTCGCCCACACCCCTTCCGACCGCCACGGGAGGCCCGGCGGAGGCGGAGACCGGGGCATTCGCCGCCGCCGTCGACAGCGCCCTCGCCCGTGCCGACGCGTCTCTCGGGGCGGCGATCGACGCGTCCCTCGCCGAGCGATCGCGCGTCGCCGGCGACCGGGCACGCGCGCTTCGCGAGACCGGAGAGGGGAGCGGCGCGTTCGCGGCCGCCGCGAGCGCCGCCGATCTCGCCGCGGTGGCCGCCGCCGACTCGGTCGACTCGGCCGCGGTCGATGCCACACGCGCAGCGGCCGAGCAGATCCTGATGGATGCCGCGCGGGACGCCCCCGACACGCTCGACGTGGCCGACGTCTCGCTCGAAGTTCTGGGAGCGGCCGCGGACGCCTACGCGCTCGCCGCGTACGCGCAGACCGCTCTCGCGGACGGCGAGGAGGCGGGGCCGCCCGCTGCGGCTCTCGCGCAGTCGTCGCTCGCCCGCGCGCAGGAGGGCGTCGACCTGCGCGACGCGCTCGGCACGGGCGCAGGAGCCCTGTCGCGTGATGCCGATCTCGACGGGCTCGGATCGCTCCTGCGTCGCGCGGCGATCGCGGCCACCGACGCGTACGTGTCGCGCGCCGGAGAGGCGCCGGTCCGCGCGGGCGATCTCCCGGCGGTTCGGCTCGCGGCCTTCGACGCGGCCCGCGAAGACCTCGAGGCCTTCGCCGCCGACGACGCCTGGCTCGGCCTCGCCCTCGCGACGACGTCGTTCTCGCGCACCGTCCCGCCGCTCGTCGCGCAGCAGTCGGTGCGGGTGCCCGACGGCGTCGACCCGACGGCGGCCGTACGGCAGCGGATCGCGGTCGGCGACGAGTACGCCGTGCGCGCGGTCGACGCCCTCGCCGACGCCGGGGCCGACGTGGCTCTCGTCCGCGGAGCCCTGGCCGACGCGACCGCGACCGCCACGGCGGCGCCGGCTCCCGGGGCGTCAGCGGTGTACGCCACGCCGTTCCTGCGCGCGCGTGTGCTCGCGTTCGCGGCCGGAGTCGAGCGCGAGTAG
- a CDS encoding siderophore-interacting protein, with protein sequence MSNPALGARLEPRRHELVFRSATLAARTFLTPSYVRLRLEGADLRGFDSPGADDHIRVFFPDDSADDARSAPSREYTPVSWDAEHGWLDIDVALHGDGVGSRWSASAPLGARVGVGGPRGSMVLVGRPDAWLLVGDETAVPAIRRFAAAMDDEAIGRIAIEVPDAAHDLPVAAPPGVQVIQVHRGDRPAGEELADWLDALDVEEQPEGCVFGFVAAEQSIVRAGRALLLDRWSGDPAATVVKGYWKRGTAEYHAPH encoded by the coding sequence ATGTCGAACCCGGCCCTCGGTGCCCGTCTCGAACCCCGTCGCCACGAGCTGGTCTTCCGCTCGGCGACCCTCGCCGCCCGCACGTTCCTGACCCCGTCGTACGTGCGACTGCGCCTCGAGGGGGCCGACCTCCGCGGTTTCGACTCCCCCGGCGCCGACGATCACATCCGGGTGTTCTTCCCCGACGACTCCGCCGACGATGCGCGGTCCGCACCGAGCCGCGAGTACACCCCGGTGAGCTGGGATGCCGAGCACGGCTGGCTCGACATCGACGTGGCGCTGCACGGCGACGGCGTCGGCAGCCGCTGGTCCGCGTCCGCTCCCCTCGGCGCCCGCGTCGGCGTCGGCGGGCCGCGCGGGTCGATGGTGCTCGTCGGGCGCCCGGATGCCTGGCTCCTGGTCGGCGACGAGACGGCCGTTCCCGCGATCCGCCGCTTCGCCGCGGCGATGGACGACGAAGCCATCGGGCGCATCGCGATCGAGGTCCCGGATGCCGCCCACGACCTCCCGGTGGCCGCACCCCCGGGCGTGCAGGTGATCCAGGTGCACCGCGGCGACCGACCCGCCGGAGAGGAGCTCGCCGACTGGCTCGACGCGCTCGACGTCGAGGAACAGCCGGAGGGCTGCGTCTTCGGCTTCGTCGCCGCCGAGCAGTCGATCGTCCGAGCGGGGCGGGCGCTCCTGCTCGATCGGTGGTCAGGAGACCCCGCCGCCACCGTCGTCAAGGGCTACTGGAAGCGCGGAACGGCGGAGTACCACGCGCCGCATTGA